In Shewanella sp. MR-4, the genomic stretch CCCTCTAACATTGGAGTAAACCTCGAACGATGCACTTGAAATATCGGAACCTCCGAAAGTGATTGGGTTTATCGCAAATAATGTTCTTTATACCTCCAAAATGTTTTTCGATTAGCGTTGCCCTTCGGATAGCCGAAGATACTTACTACCTTTAATGCTTGATTGGAAAACTGAATAAGCTAAGTATTTGTCATTGATGATGGCTTAGTATGTTTCTATGGTCGGCGTAGTTGGGCACATGGCTTCACTTTCTTTATGTCGATGTAATGATTGTTTATGAAGAAATAATTCCTCATTTTTATCTTATCCATTCCTGCCGTGGTTATTGGCGCATTTGTCTTCGAGGAAATTGGTGGTCTGCTGTTAATCTCTTGGTTTTCTTTGGTGCTTAGGCTCATCCCAACAAAAACGGCATCTGCATAAGTTGCAGATGCCGCCTGTCGCACTGAATTAGCCCTTGAGCTAGTTTTATGTTTTTGAACCGTCGGGCAGCTCTTTACTTCTTGGCCTGAACTTTTCCACTAAAAATACACTTAAGCTGCTAATGATGGCGGCGAGTACGGTGGAGAAGAGCACATCCTGTGGCCAGTGCATGCCGAGTAACATGCGGCTGAGGCCCATCAATAATCCCCAAGCAAATAACGCGTTGGCAAATAGCGGCAAACCCGCGAGTAGCAAGTAATAGCTGGCGGTGAGCACTAAAGTGACTGCGAAAATTGTGTGACCCGAGGGGAAGGAATAGCCGATTTCATCTTCCCAATGTTGGTGAATGTTAGGGGCGAGTTTGACCTCGGGCTCCATGGTGTGTAGCTCGGTTAGCGCCTCGGCGATGGCCTGTGAGCGCTCAGGTTTGGCTAATTGATAAAAAGTGTGTGGGTTAAGTTGCGCTTCCTCAGGGAGGCCTTGGTCGGACAGATACACTAGGTTTGGTCTTGGCTCTTTAAACAAGGCTTTAAGGGTATGACTGGTGCTCAGGCTGATAACTTGACTGAGGCTAATGGCGAAAAACAGGCTAATAAACAGCGCTTTTGGCATATGGCGATAGGCGAGTGCCAGTACTACTAACACGGTTGCCACTCCATAGGGCGCCGTGCCTGTGGTGGTGAGCCAATATAAGGCTTTGGCTAAGGGCGATTGCAGGTCGATTAGCGGAAATAATTGATTTTGAGTGAGTAACAGTAAGCTTGGAATGGTTGCCAACAGTAACCAGACAAGGGCTAAACGACGTAGAAGATAGGCTGGATGAGTCAAAATATTCGCCTCCGAGTAAACCACATAGGCTACATGCCACATTTGGGCTTGCCAATAAAAAAATCCCGACAGCAAAAAGTGCGCTGTCGGGGGTCTTCAAGGGTGGAGCGGTAGGTGCTATTGCACCGTATTCTTGGGTTGATGGCGGGTCACGAACATCAAAATCAGTAATACTACGAGTAACAAGCCGGTGCCCATCAGTAGGGCGTAATCTTCTAGTTGCAGTATCGAGTACAGCACCGCATACAAGCTCACCAGCATAGTGCCGACAATCGCGCCACGCTTAAGACTGGCGGTGGCACTGCCCACATAGGCGGAGACTGACAACACCGGAATACAGGCGGCGATCAAATAGGCTTGCAGGAAGGCAAGGTGCTCCGAGAGTGATAATAACAGCAGGTAGAACAGGGCCATGGCGCTGCCAACCAGCATGTATTGCACTGTGCTTAGGCTGGTCTTTTGCCCCAGCTCGAAAATAAATAGCATGATAAAAGTCAGTACGATAAACAACAGGCCATATTTAACTGAGCGCTCAATCTTGCCGTAATGGGTCACAGGCTCAAACAGCATGGCATTGGCGACGACTTCTGCGAGTGTCGACTGGTTACTCTTAATAAATTCTTGCGGATAGTTACGGGTTAAGTGACTGATATTCCAGCTGGCAGTAAATCCATTAGCAGTGATTTCGCGCTCTGCTGGGAGTAAGCCTTTAAAACTTGGGTGCGGCCAATCGGCATGGATATTCAGCAGGGTTTGTTCGCCTAATGGCAGGGCACTAATCGACTGTGAGCCGCGCAGTGTCATGGCAAAGTTCACGCTAAAATCACTCGCTTCGCCGACTTGGATCCCTTGATTAAAACCTTTCTCTAGACCGCCAGTCGTCAGGCCTGTGCCTGACATCAGCGAGCCAGAGAGTAGGACTGAATCGCCTGTTACCTCAATTTTTTCCACCTTATCAATTGCTTGATTCGATGATACCCCAAAGACTAAGCGGGCATTTTGATTATCGAAGGCGATAAGGTTAGGAATATCGTAACGGTTTAAGCGAAATTCAGCCTGCCCATTAAGTGCAGCGTTATACACCAGAGATTGGTAAATGCCGCGGGTGCGAAAATCATGCTTTAAATCTAAATCGAGGCTGAGTTTTTTCGGCAGGATCACCAGCTCGTCCTGATAGGTGCGCTTTACTTCGTGGCGAGTTTTGCCGTCGTTACTGACTTCTTCCTGCATCACAAAATAGCTGTAGGGGATCACCAGCGCTGGGCCTGAGAGCGTTTGTTGTTCGCCCCATGAGCGGCCGATTTCATCGACCACACTGTGGTACAGGGCTTCGCGATCGGACGTCATGTCCATGATGATCCCAAGCGGTAGCAAGGCCACAATCGACAGTATGCCAATAGTTAAGGCTTTTAATAGCGTGGTGTTTTTCAATGCCGCTCCCTTTGCTGTGGCAGGCTGTTCCTGTGCTGACATATCTGTTCCTTGATCACGATTGAGTTTTTTAAGGAGTGCACGCGCCACTAAATAGATGGCGCCGCCAAATAGCGCCAAACTCAGTAACGTGAGCACCCAGAAAATAATGTTAAACATGGATTTCATTCCCTATGAAATACGCGCGAGTCGCCACGGTATTCTGTGGTGCTAACTCGATATCACGGTGGGTATTAAAACAGATTTGCCCGCTGGAATTGCGGGCAAGTTGCTGATCAATAGTGGCAAAATTATGGCAATCGCCCAGATTCGAGCTAAATCCTAGGTCGCCGCTCGGGGCTTTTTGCCAAACTTGGGGTGTTTTGCCTCAAAGTCATCTTCCTTACGGATATGTTTGAGTAAGGTCTCAAGACATTCCTTAAAGATGTCGGTTTGCTCCGAATAGACGGCTGCATGGTGTGAAAACCATTGGTGTTTTTCACGCTCACGATTATTGGCGTCAGACCAAATACGTAGCTCATATTCATCGCCAATCACGACAATCGCATAGTCGATGGCGCCATTGGTAAAAGTAATGCATTGGGGTAGATATACGGGCGCTTCACCTTTGAATAGCTCGTACCAAATGGCTTCGCTACGCCAAGAGACTATGGGCAGAGGTGCTTTGATGGAGCAGCCAATCGATTGATGCTGGTTAAACAGGACTGCCTTAATATCCTCTATGGCAAAAGGCTGTAAATCGCCATTCTTGTCAGCGAGTGAGTACAGCATATTCATCAAAAAAGGCAGCTTAGTGCCATTGCCAGTTTTGCGACCGCAGAGTTTAGCTTCGCGGTAATAGATATTCATTCATCAATCCTTAATGAGGGGCTAACCTTGGAGAGTGCATCGCTCGCCTCGAGGTAAAGCGATAGCCCTTAGCCAGGAAATGCCTTATGTTAACCGAAGTTGTCGGCAAGCTGGCAAATTGGCGCCAAGTTTGCGAAATATACGACAAAAGTGAGACAGCTATCCCTTTGATATTTAGCCGATAAGGGGATCCATTTGAGATAGCTATTCGCTTTTAGTACCTTTGGAGAGTGCATGTCGAGCCCTTTTTCACCCCGCGAGTGGTTACAGCTGAATATGCAGCAGCAAGGTTTACTGCAACCTCACTCGTCGGTGAGCGAACTGATTAGCCGCCTTGGTTATGTGCAAATCGACTCCATCAATGTGGTCGAGCGGGCACATCACCATGTGCTGCATAGCCGGATGCCGCAGTATCAACCGCAGATGCTAGA encodes the following:
- a CDS encoding phosphatase PAP2 family protein, which produces MWHVAYVVYSEANILTHPAYLLRRLALVWLLLATIPSLLLLTQNQLFPLIDLQSPLAKALYWLTTTGTAPYGVATVLVVLALAYRHMPKALFISLFFAISLSQVISLSTSHTLKALFKEPRPNLVYLSDQGLPEEAQLNPHTFYQLAKPERSQAIAEALTELHTMEPEVKLAPNIHQHWEDEIGYSFPSGHTIFAVTLVLTASYYLLLAGLPLFANALFAWGLLMGLSRMLLGMHWPQDVLFSTVLAAIISSLSVFLVEKFRPRSKELPDGSKT
- the creD gene encoding cell envelope integrity protein CreD, producing MFNIIFWVLTLLSLALFGGAIYLVARALLKKLNRDQGTDMSAQEQPATAKGAALKNTTLLKALTIGILSIVALLPLGIIMDMTSDREALYHSVVDEIGRSWGEQQTLSGPALVIPYSYFVMQEEVSNDGKTRHEVKRTYQDELVILPKKLSLDLDLKHDFRTRGIYQSLVYNAALNGQAEFRLNRYDIPNLIAFDNQNARLVFGVSSNQAIDKVEKIEVTGDSVLLSGSLMSGTGLTTGGLEKGFNQGIQVGEASDFSVNFAMTLRGSQSISALPLGEQTLLNIHADWPHPSFKGLLPAEREITANGFTASWNISHLTRNYPQEFIKSNQSTLAEVVANAMLFEPVTHYGKIERSVKYGLLFIVLTFIMLFIFELGQKTSLSTVQYMLVGSAMALFYLLLLSLSEHLAFLQAYLIAACIPVLSVSAYVGSATASLKRGAIVGTMLVSLYAVLYSILQLEDYALLMGTGLLLVVLLILMFVTRHQPKNTVQ